One genomic region from Planctomycetia bacterium encodes:
- a CDS encoding aldo/keto reductase, with translation MCTASPGEPCVKILTKTVQGKTVSYTRMGLGLAALGRPGYMTLGHEEDLPAERTREAMMLHAIQVLDAAWAAGIRSFDVARSYGAGEEFLSQWLRIRNISRDEVFVSSKWGYTYTADWKVDAPQHEIKSHNLVTLRRQMAESSGYLGHWLRLYQIHSATLDSGVLENCEVLDELARLRDGGLIIGLSLSGARQSDTLEKAMLIKRGEESLFGSVQATWNLHERSVGPMLAAAHLQGWMVMVKEGLANGRLTQRGISRDSSLGELCHSLGYTPDAIALAAILQQPWADMVLSGAAAVDHLHSNVQALEVSWKPEWNSKLQLLCETPEQYWQYRNQLVWN, from the coding sequence ATGTGCACAGCATCTCCAGGAGAACCGTGCGTGAAAATCCTCACCAAAACAGTTCAGGGCAAAACGGTTTCCTATACCCGCATGGGGTTGGGGCTGGCAGCTCTCGGTCGACCGGGCTACATGACTCTGGGACACGAGGAGGACTTGCCTGCAGAACGGACGCGGGAAGCCATGATGCTCCACGCGATTCAGGTTCTCGACGCAGCCTGGGCTGCGGGCATTCGCAGTTTTGATGTTGCCCGTTCTTACGGCGCGGGTGAAGAGTTTCTCAGCCAGTGGCTGCGGATTCGCAATATTTCCCGTGATGAAGTTTTTGTCAGCTCCAAGTGGGGCTACACCTATACTGCTGACTGGAAGGTCGATGCTCCTCAGCATGAAATCAAAAGCCACAACCTGGTAACGCTGCGCAGACAGATGGCTGAGAGCAGCGGTTACCTGGGACACTGGTTGCGATTGTATCAGATTCACTCTGCAACACTGGATAGTGGTGTTCTCGAAAATTGTGAAGTGCTGGATGAACTGGCGCGCCTGCGCGACGGCGGCTTGATCATCGGATTATCACTCAGTGGTGCTAGACAAAGCGATACTCTGGAAAAAGCTATGTTGATCAAACGAGGTGAAGAATCACTTTTTGGCAGTGTGCAGGCAACCTGGAATCTACACGAGCGCAGCGTCGGTCCGATGCTTGCTGCAGCACATCTACAAGGCTGGATGGTGATGGTGAAAGAAGGATTGGCTAACGGCCGATTGACGCAGCGGGGAATCTCCAGGGACTCTTCACTGGGAGAACTTTGCCATTCTTTGGGATATACACCTGATGCCATAGCGCTGGCTGCCATCCTGCAGCAACCCTGGGCAGACATGGTTTTGTCTGGAGCAGCTGCGGTTGATCATCTTCACAGTAATGTGCAGGCGTTGGAGGTCAGCTGGAAACCGGAATGGAACAGCAAGTTACAGTTGTTGTGCGAAACGCCGGAGCAATACTGGCAATACCGCAACCAGTTAGTCTGGAATTAA